A portion of the Staphylococcus felis genome contains these proteins:
- a CDS encoding Y-family DNA polymerase: protein MYNYHLLEDRDILCIDQKSFFASVSCVEKGFNPMETKLAVVADTKRQGSVVLAATPALKKLGIKTGSRLFEIPHRKDIYIINPSMRRYLEVALKISKIVLRYVSPKDLYQYSIDEFFMDVTDSYFHFNTTLHAFCDRLIKEILEETGIHCAIGIGSNMLLSKIALDNEAKIQSNGLAEWRYSDVPTKVWSIQPLSNFWGISKRTEEKLNKRGIFKIGQLAQYPCSLLKRELGVIGVDLHLHANGIDQSKMNEQYQTCTPSLCKSQILMRDYTYNECKVVMQELIEEVASRLRARKKLAKTISFSFGYKDGQVVSKQYTLQSGTNLDKDIFNAIERLADRLCDHHALYRTLSVSLTQFTSENQHQLNLFVDEFQRQREEALAKTIDELKKKYGNGIVSKAISYTESGTKNSRLGLMAGHKM, encoded by the coding sequence ATGTACAATTATCATTTATTAGAAGATAGAGATATTTTATGTATTGATCAAAAAAGTTTTTTTGCAAGTGTGTCATGTGTTGAAAAAGGGTTTAATCCAATGGAGACAAAATTAGCTGTAGTAGCAGATACGAAAAGACAAGGATCGGTCGTTTTAGCAGCTACCCCAGCTCTTAAAAAATTAGGAATCAAAACAGGATCAAGATTATTCGAAATTCCACATCGTAAAGATATATACATTATTAACCCAAGTATGCGTAGATATTTAGAAGTAGCTCTTAAAATTTCAAAAATTGTGCTACGCTATGTATCACCTAAGGATTTATATCAGTATAGTATCGATGAGTTTTTTATGGATGTCACAGATAGCTATTTTCATTTTAATACAACGCTGCACGCTTTTTGTGACCGTCTAATTAAAGAGATTTTAGAGGAAACAGGCATACACTGTGCGATAGGGATAGGATCGAACATGTTATTGAGTAAGATAGCACTTGATAATGAAGCTAAAATTCAGTCGAATGGTTTAGCAGAATGGCGTTATAGTGATGTCCCTACTAAAGTTTGGTCTATTCAACCATTATCGAATTTTTGGGGTATTAGCAAGCGGACAGAGGAGAAGTTAAATAAGCGTGGTATTTTTAAGATTGGTCAACTTGCCCAATATCCGTGTAGTCTTTTAAAGAGAGAGTTAGGAGTTATTGGTGTAGACTTACATTTGCATGCTAACGGCATTGATCAAAGTAAAATGAATGAGCAATATCAAACATGCACCCCTTCATTATGCAAAAGTCAAATATTAATGCGTGATTACACCTATAATGAATGTAAAGTGGTCATGCAAGAGTTGATTGAAGAGGTGGCGAGTCGCTTGAGAGCCCGTAAAAAACTTGCGAAAACGATCTCTTTTTCTTTTGGCTATAAAGATGGACAAGTTGTAAGCAAACAATACACGTTACAAAGTGGTACAAATTTAGATAAAGATATTTTTAATGCTATTGAACGTTTAGCAGATCGTCTTTGTGATCATCATGCTTTATATCGAACGCTAAGTGTTTCATTAACACAGTTTACGTCTGAAAATCAGCATCAACTCAATTTATTTGTAGATGAATTTCAACGTCAGCGTGAAGAAGCATTAGCTAAAACTATTGATGAGTTGAAAAAGAAGTACGGCAACGGGATTGTATCCAAAGCAATTTCTTATACCGAATCGGGGACTAAAAATAGTAGATTAGGATTAATGGCAGGGCATAAAATGTAA
- a CDS encoding sporulation protein has product MGFENIITSLGINGMKVFIRLDKKSYHIADEITGSIILKAGQSSQKVTHIELKIIEKYENDDETSEFTRLENELERFVINDKFSINMDETKKIDFNFKPEQLNFKCNDSNVYLHTHVYIDLGIDEETEAIIPYTR; this is encoded by the coding sequence ATGGGTTTTGAGAATATTATTACTTCATTAGGTATTAATGGTATGAAAGTATTTATTCGTTTAGATAAAAAATCATATCATATTGCAGATGAGATTACAGGAAGTATTATTTTAAAGGCTGGACAAAGTAGTCAAAAGGTAACACATATTGAATTGAAAATCATTGAAAAATATGAAAATGACGATGAGACGAGTGAGTTCACACGTCTTGAAAATGAATTAGAGCGATTTGTAATCAATGATAAATTTTCAATTAATATGGATGAAACTAAAAAAATTGATTTTAATTTCAAGCCAGAGCAGCTTAACTTTAAATGCAATGACAGTAATGTTTATTTGCACACACATGTATATATTGATTTAGGTATTGATGAAGAAACAGAAGCAATTATTCCTTACACACGATAA
- the msrA gene encoding peptide-methionine (S)-S-oxide reductase MsrA has product MNINTAYFAGGCFWCMTKPFDQYDGIEKVVSGYMGGHVDHPTYEQVKTGKTGHFETVEIQYDVALFSYQKLLEIFFSVIDPTDEHGQYQDRGSQYRTAIFYTNDDQRQVAEDYIKSLENTLYHDKGVATQILPATTFFAAETYHQDFYLKNPQRFEQQEKERQQYAKQHAYKDK; this is encoded by the coding sequence ATGAATATCAATACTGCTTATTTTGCTGGCGGATGCTTTTGGTGCATGACAAAACCATTTGATCAATATGATGGAATCGAAAAAGTAGTCTCTGGCTATATGGGAGGCCACGTAGATCATCCTACATATGAACAGGTGAAAACTGGAAAAACAGGTCACTTTGAAACTGTTGAAATCCAGTATGACGTCGCACTATTTTCGTACCAAAAACTGTTAGAAATATTCTTTTCTGTTATTGACCCTACTGATGAGCACGGTCAGTACCAAGATCGCGGAAGTCAATATCGTACAGCTATTTTCTATACGAATGACGATCAAAGACAAGTAGCTGAAGACTATATTAAATCATTAGAAAACACCCTTTACCATGATAAAGGGGTTGCTACTCAAATATTACCTGCCACAACATTTTTTGCTGCTGAAACATACCATCAAGATTTTTATTTAAAAAATCCTCAGCGCTTCGAACAACAAGAAAAAGAACGTCAACAATACGCTAAACAACATGCCTATAAAGACAAATAA
- a CDS encoding prephenate dehydrogenase, which yields MKNIFIVGMGLIGGSLASNLKYYHTDMKITAFDANDVQLQRAYSIGIVDEKVSNYEEGIAQADIVIYATPVQTTVKYLKNLSTLNTKPGLIVTDTGSTKISIQSFEKHLLNHDIHLVGGHPMAGSHKSGVLNSKKHLFENAFYILVYHSPQNEQAHQTILSLLKRTKAKLITLTAHEHDYITSIVSHVPHIIASSLVQLNAKHSINCALIKELSAGGFRDITRIASSNPHMWKDISFENKDNILNILKEMQHQLTSTINILESNLQTEMFQFFEEAKTYRDTLPLRHQGAMLSSFDLYVDIPDKAGMVAEVTHILSSHHISIRNLRILEVREDIYGALIVSFKTASDRDAAIKALDDFDTYIS from the coding sequence ATGAAAAATATATTTATTGTTGGAATGGGATTAATCGGCGGAAGTTTAGCAAGTAATCTCAAATATTATCATACTGACATGAAAATCACTGCTTTTGATGCAAATGATGTTCAGTTACAACGCGCATACTCTATTGGAATTGTTGATGAAAAAGTGTCGAATTATGAAGAAGGCATTGCGCAAGCAGATATTGTGATATACGCCACTCCTGTTCAAACAACTGTCAAATATTTAAAGAACTTATCAACATTAAACACAAAACCTGGCCTCATTGTTACAGATACAGGTAGTACTAAAATCTCTATCCAATCTTTTGAAAAACATTTATTAAATCATGATATTCATTTAGTTGGCGGTCATCCAATGGCTGGTAGTCATAAGTCTGGTGTCCTAAATTCCAAAAAACATTTATTTGAAAATGCATTTTATATTTTGGTATATCATTCACCTCAAAACGAGCAAGCTCATCAAACTATCCTGAGTTTACTTAAGAGGACGAAAGCAAAATTGATTACTTTAACTGCTCATGAACATGATTATATTACAAGTATTGTAAGTCATGTTCCTCATATCATAGCATCTAGTCTAGTTCAATTAAATGCAAAACATAGCATTAATTGCGCTTTAATTAAAGAACTATCAGCGGGAGGCTTTCGAGACATCACACGTATCGCAAGTAGTAATCCTCACATGTGGAAAGATATTTCTTTTGAAAATAAAGACAATATCCTTAATATTTTAAAAGAGATGCAACACCAACTCACATCTACAATTAATATATTAGAATCAAATCTTCAAACAGAGATGTTTCAGTTTTTTGAAGAGGCTAAAACTTACCGAGACACATTACCCTTGCGCCATCAAGGTGCGATGTTAAGTTCATTTGACTTATATGTCGATATTCCCGATAAAGCAGGTATGGTGGCAGAAGTTACTCATATTTTAAGTTCTCATCATATTTCTATTAGAAACTTAAGGATTTTAGAAGTACGTGAAGATATTTACGGCGCCTTAATTGTAAGTTTTAAAACCGCTTCAGATAGAGATGCAGCTATCAAGGCACTAGATGATTTTGATACGTATATTTCTTAA
- a CDS encoding CvfB family protein, translating to MSFKENEIIGTIEFLEVVALEGSTYILKGPNHETVKLNQSEVSEEDELEIGESYSFFIYPNRSGDLFATQNMPDITVGRYDFVRVLSTDRDGARLDVGLPREVVIPWEDLPKIKSLWPQKGDYVLCTLRIDRERHMFARLASETTVQQMYTPIHDEHLHNQIIKARPYRLLRVGTFLLSKDGYKIFVHESERKAEPRLGEDLEVRIIGHNDKGELNGSFLPLAHERLDEDGETIFNLLVEYDGELPFWDKSSPDAIKEVFNMSKGAFKRAIGHLYKKRIINIETGKITLTRKGWSRIKE from the coding sequence ATGTCTTTTAAAGAAAATGAAATAATAGGGACTATAGAATTTTTAGAAGTAGTCGCTCTTGAAGGATCTACATATATTCTAAAAGGGCCGAATCACGAAACTGTTAAACTGAATCAATCTGAGGTAAGCGAAGAAGATGAGCTTGAAATAGGGGAGTCATATAGCTTTTTTATTTATCCTAACCGTTCAGGTGATTTATTCGCCACACAAAACATGCCAGACATTACAGTAGGACGCTATGATTTTGTACGCGTTTTAAGCACAGACCGTGATGGTGCTCGATTAGATGTGGGGTTACCGAGAGAGGTTGTCATTCCATGGGAAGACTTACCTAAAATCAAGTCGCTTTGGCCACAAAAAGGGGACTACGTATTATGTACATTGCGAATAGATCGTGAGCGTCACATGTTTGCTAGACTTGCTTCTGAGACAACTGTCCAACAAATGTACACACCTATTCATGATGAACATTTGCATAACCAAATCATTAAAGCGCGACCATACCGGTTGTTAAGAGTGGGTACATTTTTATTGTCAAAAGATGGTTATAAAATATTTGTACATGAATCTGAACGAAAAGCAGAACCTAGATTGGGTGAAGATTTAGAGGTACGAATCATTGGACACAATGATAAAGGAGAATTAAATGGGTCTTTCTTACCATTAGCACACGAACGTCTAGATGAAGATGGAGAGACAATCTTTAACTTGCTCGTCGAATATGACGGAGAATTGCCATTTTGGGATAAATCAAGTCCTGACGCAATCAAAGAAGTCTTTAACATGAGTAAAGGGGCATTTAAACGCGCAATTGGACATCTTTACAAAAAGCGTATTATTAATATCGAAACAGGAAAAATCACGTTAACACGAAAAGGCTGGTCACGCATTAAAGAATAG
- a CDS encoding aminoacyltransferase, translating to MKFTELTVEEYDQFVQSPALESHYFQVKENIATREADGFQVVLLGVKDENNHIIAASLFSKIPTMGSYVYYSNRGPVMDYNDLGLVDYYLKELTTYLHKNKCLYVKMDPYWLYNVYDKDINPITNQMPNDQVVQLFKSHGYKHHGFTTQYDASSQVRWMGVLDLKDETPQSIKKAFDSQRKRNINKAQNFGVKIKFLNYDEIDQFLELYRETEERTGFTSKTDEYFKNFVQHYGSKVLIPMAYIDLDEYIVSLQGSLNDKENRRDQMMSNENKSDKQLKKIAELDKQIEHEQKELLKSSELRKTDGSILNLAAGVFFANAYEINYFSGGSSQKYNHFMGPYAMHWYMINYCFEHGYERYNFYGLSGDFTEQSEDYGVYRFKRGFNVQIEELVGDFYKPVNKLKYFAFNLANSIRTKIKNK from the coding sequence ATGAAGTTTACAGAATTAACAGTAGAGGAGTACGATCAATTTGTGCAAAGCCCTGCTCTTGAAAGTCATTATTTTCAAGTCAAAGAAAATATAGCAACACGGGAGGCAGACGGTTTTCAAGTTGTACTATTAGGTGTAAAAGATGAAAATAATCATATCATAGCTGCGAGTTTATTTTCTAAAATTCCGACGATGGGAAGCTATGTGTATTATTCAAACCGTGGTCCAGTCATGGACTATAACGATTTAGGATTAGTGGATTATTATTTAAAAGAGCTTACGACGTATTTACATAAAAATAAATGTCTTTATGTCAAAATGGACCCATATTGGTTATATAATGTTTACGATAAAGACATTAATCCAATAACAAACCAAATGCCAAATGATCAAGTCGTACAACTATTTAAATCTCATGGCTATAAGCATCATGGATTCACTACACAATACGATGCTTCAAGTCAAGTTCGCTGGATGGGAGTTTTAGATTTAAAAGATGAAACACCTCAATCCATTAAGAAAGCTTTTGATAGTCAACGTAAGCGTAATATAAATAAAGCACAAAACTTCGGGGTTAAAATTAAATTTTTAAACTATGATGAAATTGATCAATTTCTTGAATTATATCGAGAAACTGAAGAACGTACAGGATTTACGTCTAAAACAGACGAATACTTTAAAAATTTTGTACAACATTATGGGTCGAAAGTACTTATACCTATGGCATACATTGATTTAGATGAATACATTGTGTCATTGCAAGGTAGTTTAAATGATAAAGAAAATAGACGCGATCAAATGATGTCTAATGAGAATAAGTCAGATAAGCAATTGAAAAAAATTGCCGAATTAGATAAACAAATTGAACACGAGCAAAAAGAATTACTTAAGTCTAGCGAATTACGTAAAACAGACGGTTCAATCCTAAATTTAGCAGCAGGAGTATTTTTTGCAAATGCATACGAAATCAATTATTTTTCAGGTGGTTCTAGCCAAAAGTACAATCACTTTATGGGACCTTATGCGATGCACTGGTACATGATTAATTACTGTTTTGAACATGGATATGAGCGATATAATTTTTACGGGTTGTCAGGTGACTTTACAGAGCAAAGTGAAGATTATGGCGTATATCGCTTTAAACGTGGGTTTAATGTCCAAATTGAAGAACTCGTTGGTGACTTTTATAAACCAGTTAATAAACTTAAATATTTTGCATTTAACTTGGCGAATTCGATACGAACTAAAATTAAAAACAAATAG
- the pepF gene encoding oligoendopeptidase F, with the protein MSQKLPYRSDVPLNETWDLSDLYKTSEEYELAIRRLPEQAQQFKTQYEGQLNDLATIENALKAYSEILVDLDRAANYSALQLTVETTDAERQRLDALLTSNYGDVMSRLSFVETELLSLDNDLLQQAIDSLDYPYYLQCLKKRKKYQLHPKAEETLANMSQALGAPSHIYGITKMLDIDFGVFEVDGQQFNMDYTTFEGIYEDHENTSVRRESFRHFSETIRKYQHTTAALYNSHVQNEKLEADLRGYDSVIDFLLEEQDVTPDMYHRQIDIIMSDLAPIMRRYAKVVQRANHLDEMKFEDLKISVDPTFEPTITIEESKKYIYGALSVLGDEYSSMLDDAYRHRWIDFPQNKGKETGAYCASPYASHSYIFISWTGKMTEAFVLAHELGHAGHFTLAQKHQNFLQSEASMYFVEAPSTMNEMLMLDYLLKQSSDIKFKRWAIGSIIARTYYHNMVTHLLEAAYQREVYYRVDKGESLTAPILNEIKKEVITSFWGDDIHISKGAELTWMRQPHYYMGLYPYTYSAGLTIGTIMAQRIKNEGQVAIDEWLEILKAGGSLSPIELVKIANIDLTTEQPLKQTIAYINDLVTELEKLTNQIEQENL; encoded by the coding sequence ATGTCCCAAAAATTACCTTATAGATCAGATGTACCTCTAAATGAGACATGGGATTTATCAGATTTATACAAAACATCAGAAGAATATGAGCTAGCGATACGACGTCTTCCAGAGCAAGCTCAACAATTTAAAACGCAATACGAAGGCCAGCTTAATGATTTAGCTACAATTGAAAACGCACTTAAAGCTTATAGTGAGATTCTAGTAGACTTGGATCGTGCTGCTAATTATTCTGCCCTACAACTGACTGTTGAAACGACAGATGCTGAGAGGCAGCGTCTAGATGCACTATTGACATCAAATTATGGCGATGTGATGAGTCGGTTATCGTTTGTTGAGACCGAATTACTCTCGTTGGATAATGATTTGTTGCAACAAGCTATTGATAGTTTAGACTATCCTTATTATTTACAATGCTTAAAGAAACGAAAAAAGTATCAATTACATCCAAAAGCTGAGGAAACTTTAGCTAATATGTCTCAAGCGTTAGGTGCTCCAAGTCATATATATGGTATTACTAAAATGCTAGATATTGATTTCGGTGTTTTTGAAGTAGATGGTCAACAGTTTAATATGGACTATACAACCTTTGAAGGTATTTATGAGGATCATGAGAATACTTCAGTACGCCGAGAAAGTTTCAGGCATTTCAGTGAAACAATACGAAAATACCAACATACAACAGCTGCTTTATATAATAGTCACGTTCAAAATGAAAAATTGGAAGCTGATTTAAGAGGCTATGATTCAGTGATTGACTTTTTATTAGAAGAGCAAGATGTTACCCCAGATATGTATCATCGACAAATCGATATCATTATGTCTGATTTAGCGCCTATTATGCGACGTTACGCTAAAGTAGTACAACGGGCGAATCATTTAGATGAAATGAAATTTGAAGATTTAAAAATTTCAGTTGATCCTACATTTGAACCGACAATTACAATTGAAGAATCGAAAAAATATATTTATGGTGCATTATCAGTGTTAGGTGATGAATATTCAAGTATGCTTGATGACGCTTATCGACATAGATGGATAGATTTCCCTCAAAACAAAGGCAAAGAAACAGGTGCATACTGTGCCAGTCCTTACGCTTCCCACAGTTATATATTTATTTCGTGGACTGGTAAGATGACCGAAGCCTTTGTGCTTGCTCATGAGTTAGGTCATGCTGGACATTTTACATTAGCACAAAAACATCAAAACTTTTTACAGTCGGAAGCGTCAATGTATTTTGTTGAGGCCCCTTCTACGATGAATGAAATGTTAATGTTAGATTACTTACTGAAACAGAGCAGTGATATCAAATTCAAGCGTTGGGCAATTGGTTCAATCATTGCGCGTACGTACTATCATAATATGGTAACGCATCTTTTAGAAGCAGCTTATCAAAGAGAGGTTTATTATCGAGTGGATAAGGGAGAATCTTTAACAGCCCCTATTTTAAATGAAATTAAAAAGGAAGTCATCACATCATTTTGGGGTGATGATATTCATATTTCAAAAGGTGCTGAACTTACTTGGATGCGCCAACCTCATTATTATATGGGTCTTTATCCTTATACTTATTCAGCTGGACTAACAATCGGAACAATTATGGCACAGCGTATCAAAAATGAAGGTCAAGTTGCGATTGACGAATGGCTTGAAATATTAAAAGCCGGTGGAAGTTTATCACCAATCGAATTAGTTAAAATTGCAAACATTGATTTAACAACTGAACAGCCTTTAAAGCAAACAATTGCATATATCAATGACCTTGTAACAGAATTAGAAAAACTGACAAATCAAATAGAACAAGAAAATTTATAA
- a CDS encoding LCP family protein — translation MADNNFETRKKTIPRETLKRRKKRKLRKFPFILLAVILILILIIVYSLSNYQSGLEVAKQNNQAPKLYKFNGATKNDGKATVLILGADREDGGVSRTDSIMVAQYDYIHKDMKVISVMRDIYADIPGYNSYKINSAFSLGGPELLRKTLKENLGITPEYYAILDFKGFEAMIDELAPNGIPIDVEKDMSEKIGVSLKKGKHRLNGKELLGYARFRNDEEGDFGRVRRQQQVISALKQELVNPTSIFKAPKLAGIMRGYVSTDMPDSTIYQTGLNFVVRGDKDIKTLSVPVKGSYENITTNDGASALGIDKEANKKRIEAFLETKSKSK, via the coding sequence ATGGCAGACAATAATTTTGAAACAAGAAAAAAGACGATACCACGTGAAACTCTAAAGCGCAGAAAAAAAAGAAAGTTACGTAAATTCCCTTTTATATTATTAGCGGTAATTCTTATTTTAATACTTATCATCGTATATAGTCTTTCTAACTATCAATCAGGTTTAGAAGTGGCTAAACAAAATAATCAAGCACCGAAGTTATATAAATTTAATGGTGCAACTAAGAATGATGGTAAAGCAACAGTGCTAATATTAGGGGCAGACCGAGAAGATGGTGGCGTGTCACGTACGGATTCAATTATGGTTGCTCAGTACGATTATATTCATAAAGATATGAAAGTAATCTCTGTTATGCGTGATATTTATGCGGATATACCAGGTTATAATAGTTATAAGATTAATTCAGCTTTTTCACTCGGGGGTCCTGAACTTTTAAGAAAAACTTTAAAAGAAAATTTAGGTATAACTCCAGAGTATTATGCGATTCTAGATTTTAAAGGTTTTGAAGCGATGATCGATGAGTTAGCACCTAATGGTATCCCGATTGATGTAGAAAAAGATATGTCAGAAAAGATAGGTGTATCACTTAAAAAAGGGAAACATCGTTTGAATGGTAAAGAACTGCTAGGCTATGCCCGTTTTCGTAATGACGAAGAGGGTGATTTTGGTCGAGTGAGACGTCAGCAGCAAGTGATTTCAGCATTAAAGCAAGAGCTTGTGAATCCGACTTCTATTTTCAAGGCACCAAAGCTTGCAGGTATTATGCGCGGATATGTTAGTACAGATATGCCAGATTCTACAATTTATCAAACAGGATTAAATTTTGTTGTACGAGGCGATAAAGACATTAAAACATTAAGTGTACCAGTGAAGGGCAGTTATGAAAATATAACAACAAATGATGGTGCCTCTGCACTAGGTATTGATAAAGAAGCGAATAAAAAGCGCATTGAAGCATTTTTAGAAACTAAGTCAAAATCAAAATAG
- a CDS encoding aminoacyltransferase: MKFTNLTTAEFEAFTDNMPYSHFTQMVGNYELKISEGVETHLVGIKDKENNVLAACLLTAVPVMKVFKYFYSNRGPVIDFENKELVHFFFNELEKYIKKYNALFLRIDPYLPLLMRNHDGEVIEKYENDWIFDKLQDLGYEHEGFITGFDTVRQIRFHSVLDLTDKTAKDVLNEMDGLRKRNTKKVQKNGVKVRFLSENELYIFRDFMRDTTETKEFVDRDDDFYYNRFKHYKDRVLVPLAYINFPEYIEELKMEEKELNKEIVKAEKDIAKRPENKKAHNKKKNLSQQLEANHDKIKEAQALQNKHGDELPISAGFFIINPFEVVYYAGGTANEFRHFAGSYAIQWEMIQYAINHNIPRYNFYGVSGDFSESAEDAGVIKFKKGYNADVIEYVGDFIKPINKPAYAIYSKLKHLKERFNK, encoded by the coding sequence ATGAAGTTTACCAATTTAACGACAGCTGAATTTGAAGCCTTTACCGATAATATGCCATATAGTCATTTCACACAAATGGTAGGGAATTATGAATTGAAAATTTCTGAAGGTGTAGAAACGCATTTAGTAGGCATTAAAGATAAAGAAAATAATGTGCTTGCAGCATGTTTACTGACAGCTGTTCCAGTAATGAAAGTATTTAAGTATTTTTATTCAAACCGCGGACCGGTTATTGACTTTGAAAATAAGGAGCTTGTACATTTCTTTTTTAACGAACTAGAAAAGTATATTAAAAAATACAACGCACTATTTTTACGTATCGACCCTTATTTACCGTTGTTAATGCGCAATCATGATGGTGAAGTGATTGAAAAGTATGAGAATGACTGGATTTTTGATAAACTTCAAGATCTTGGATATGAGCATGAAGGGTTTATCACAGGATTTGATACTGTACGTCAAATCCGATTTCATTCAGTCTTAGATCTAACGGATAAAACGGCCAAAGATGTTCTAAATGAAATGGATGGTTTGAGAAAGCGTAATACCAAAAAAGTACAGAAAAACGGTGTGAAAGTTCGCTTTTTATCAGAAAATGAACTGTATATATTCCGTGACTTTATGAGAGATACGACAGAAACAAAAGAATTTGTCGATAGGGACGACGATTTCTACTATAATCGCTTTAAGCACTATAAAGATCGTGTACTTGTTCCATTAGCATATATTAATTTCCCTGAATATATAGAAGAATTAAAAATGGAAGAGAAAGAACTTAATAAAGAAATCGTTAAAGCTGAAAAAGATATTGCAAAACGTCCAGAAAATAAAAAAGCTCATAATAAAAAGAAAAATTTAAGTCAACAATTAGAAGCGAATCACGATAAGATAAAAGAAGCACAGGCTCTGCAAAATAAGCACGGTGATGAACTACCAATTTCGGCAGGTTTCTTCATCATTAATCCGTTTGAAGTGGTCTATTATGCTGGGGGAACAGCGAATGAGTTTAGGCATTTTGCTGGAAGCTATGCCATTCAATGGGAAATGATACAGTATGCTATTAATCACAACATACCGAGATACAACTTTTATGGTGTAAGTGGAGATTTTTCTGAAAGTGCAGAAGATGCGGGTGTTATCAAGTTTAAAAAAGGTTATAATGCAGATGTAATAGAATATGTAGGAGATTTTATAAAGCCGATTAACAAACCGGCATATGCAATCTACTCAAAATTAAAACATCTTAAAGAACGTTTTAATAAATAG